The following DNA comes from Nitrospirota bacterium.
CTGCGGCCGAACGCGGGAAGGTCGAGGTCCGGTTGATTCCATCGGCCGGCAAGGGGATCGTGCTCAAGAGAGTGGACTCGATCGACCTGACGCATCCCCTTTACACATTCAAGTCGTCGTCGAAAACATCGACGGATCTGCGGTTCCAGGTTCCAAAGGACAGATGGGCAAAGGTCCTGGCCGAAACGGATCTCCTTACGACGGCCGCCGTATGCGCCGAAATCCTGGGGGGCGCGGAGGAAGCGCTTCGACTCACCATCGAGTACACCAAGGCGCGCACGCAGTTCGATCGCCCTATTGGGACATTTCAAGCGGTACAGCACAAAGCCGCCAACGCCGGTGTCCTGCTTGAAGGGATTCGATCCTACGTGGCGCAGGCCTCGGTCTTGGTTTCCTCGAACAGTCCCGGCCGCAAGAGAGCCGTTCAGATGGCCAAGGCGTACGCGTCGGACGCCTATCTCAGGATCGCGGAGACCGGTCTCCAACTCCACGGCGGCATCGGCTATACGTGGGAGCACGACATCCACCTGTACCTCCGCCACGCGAAACGGTGCGGGCAGTCGCACGGCGATCCATCCAGCCTCCGCGAACTCCACGTGCAGGCCATCCGGTAAGTCCACCGGGGCGGATGGTCT
Coding sequences within:
- a CDS encoding acyl-CoA dehydrogenase family protein; the protein is MESTSERKLLQESLARLLKERCGIEKVRGFIKSGEPDGGLWKELGEMGFLGLLAPSELGGMAGSPADLLAVQSEMGRRLVPLPYLQHVAAIYLLSQTGAKASSDILRKAISGEVRLSLPLGADSLRWCAKGTGKSPEKHLLPFGPAVDHVVGAAAERGKVEVRLIPSAGKGIVLKRVDSIDLTHPLYTFKSSSKTSTDLRFQVPKDRWAKVLAETDLLTTAAVCAEILGGAEEALRLTIEYTKARTQFDRPIGTFQAVQHKAANAGVLLEGIRSYVAQASVLVSSNSPGRKRAVQMAKAYASDAYLRIAETGLQLHGGIGYTWEHDIHLYLRHAKRCGQSHGDPSSLRELHVQAIR